One window of the Pelmatolapia mariae isolate MD_Pm_ZW linkage group LG15, Pm_UMD_F_2, whole genome shotgun sequence genome contains the following:
- the LOC134642690 gene encoding phosphatidylinositol 3-kinase regulatory subunit gamma-like isoform X1, translating to MADQNLQHSTEDNNLQPADYPTSSLASLHLRDEAVVTIENTNQIGDNPETRSVCPVVMSSVLNQSQQQGDISMAIMPEPHPADQEFLESEMGQSESEAQSDTLAAFLQDLSSHDHNDGTSLPGKTNSSKEGEIYPENKIYKAMAECDCSTDDHQLFEAEWYWGNISREEVNEMMRNTPDGTFLVRDASSRIKGEYTLTLRKDASNRLIKIFHNGGKYGFSEPLAFSSVADLIQYYQKKSLAQYNSKLDTRLLYPISRNQQQQVVMEADIDAAGEQLRIFQDQYKEKSKEYDRLFEELNLTSQELQSKQTAIEAFSEIIRIFEEECETQERYSKEYIDMFLTLDSSTESDKIQNNSDELQSRVEEIHSSKKKLEEELRNKALVHMEVDRKMNKLKPDLVELRKLRDQYLVWLTQQGTRQSQINDWLGIRSEEEDPYTLADDTHQEERSWYVGAMRRKEAEELLRGKRDGTFLIRDSQTRRGSFACSVVVDGEVKHCVIYRTSTGYGFAEPYNLYSSLRELVLHYRHTSLIQHNQQLNVTLAWPALSQQPS from the exons ATGGCAGATCAGAATTTACAGCACAGCACAGAGGACAACAACCTTCAGCCAGCTGATTACCCAACGTCATCACTAGCATCGCTCCATCTCAGGGACGAGGCTGTCGTCACAATTGAGAACACCAACCAAATCGGGGATAATCCTGAGACCCGTTCAGTATGTCCTGTGGTGATGTCATCAGTGCTTaaccaatcacaacagcaggGAGACATATCCATGGCTATCATGCCTGAGCCTCACCCAGCAGATCAAG AGTTCTTGGAAAGTGAAATGGGCCAAAGTGAAAGTGAGGCGCAGTCCGACACCCTGGCAGCGTTCTTGCAGGACCTTTCCTCTCATGATCATAATGATGGTACGTCTCTTCCAGGAAAAACCAACAGCAGCAAGGAAGGAG aaatTTATCCAGAGAACAAAATATACAAAGCTATGGCAGAATGTGACTGCAGCACTGATGACCACCAGCTTTTTGAAGCAGAGTGGTACTGGGGCAACATCTCAAG AGAGGAAGTAAACGAGATGATGAGAAACACTCCTGATGGTACATTCCTGGTTCGAGATGCTTCCAGTAGGATTAAAGGAGAATACACGCTGACATTAAG AAAAGACGCTTCAAACAGACTAATTAAAATCTTCCATAATGGGGGCAAGTACGGCTTCTCTGAGCCACTGGCTTTTTCCTCTGTAGCGGATCTGATCCAGTATTACCAGAAGAAGTCACTGGCCCAGTACAACTCTAAACTGGATACACGACTACTCTATCCAATATCCAGAAACCAGCAG CAGCAGGTTGTGATGGAAGCTGACATTGATGCAGCTGGAGAACAGCTAAGGATATTTCAGGatcaatacaaagaaaaaagcaaagagTATGACCGCCTATTCGAGGAGCTGAATCTGACATCCCAG GAACTGCAGAGCAAGCAAACTGCCATTGAGGCTTTCAGCGAAATCATTCGGATCTTTGAGGAGGAATGTGAAACCCAAGAGCGCTACAGCAAGGAATACATCGACATGTTCCTCACATTAGACAGCAGTACAGAATCCGACAA GATTCAAAACAATTCAGATGAACTACAGTCGAGGGTGGAAGAGATCCACAGCAGCAAGAAGAAGTTagaggaggagctgaggaaCAAGGCACTGGTTCACATGGAGGTCGACAGGAAAATGAACAAACTGAAGCCTGACCTTGTGGAGCTCCGGAAGCTCAGAGATCAATACCTGGT CTGGCTAACTCAACAAGGCACCAGGCAGAGCCAGATAAATGACTGGCTCGGTATCAGGAGTGAAGAAGAAGA CCCATACACCCTAGCAGATGATACCCACCAGGAGGAGAGGAGCTGGTACGTTGGTGCTATGAGACGAAAGGAGGCGGAGGAGCTGCTGAGAGGGAAGAGAGATGGGACATTCTTAATCAGAGACAGCCAGACTCGGAGAGGCTCCTTTGCCTGCTCTGTCGT TGTGGACGGGGAAGTGAAACACTGTGTAATTTACAGGACGTCCACGGGATACGGCTTCGCTGAGCCCTACAACCTGTACTCATCACTGAGAGAGCTCGTCCTTCACTACCGTCACACATCCTTGATCCAGCACAACCAGCAGCTGAATGTAACCCTGGCCTGGCCCGCTCTCAGCCAGCAGCCCAGCTGA
- the LOC134642690 gene encoding phosphatidylinositol 3-kinase regulatory subunit gamma-like isoform X4 has protein sequence MADQNLQHSTEDNNLQPADYPTSSLASLHLRDEAVVTIENTNQIGDNPETRSVCPVVMSSVLNQSQQQGDISMAIMPEPHPADQEFLESEMGQSESEAQSDTLAAFLQDLSSHDHNDEIYPENKIYKAMAECDCSTDDHQLFEAEWYWGNISREEVNEMMRNTPDGTFLVRDASSRIKGEYTLTLRKDASNRLIKIFHNGGKYGFSEPLAFSSVADLIQYYQKKSLAQYNSKLDTRLLYPISRNQQQQVVMEADIDAAGEQLRIFQDQYKEKSKEYDRLFEELNLTSQELQSKQTAIEAFSEIIRIFEEECETQERYSKEYIDMFLTLDSSTESDKIQNNSDELQSRVEEIHSSKKKLEEELRNKALVHMEVDRKMNKLKPDLVELRKLRDQYLVWLTQQGTRQSQINDWLGIRSEEEDPYTLADDTHQEERSWYVGAMRRKEAEELLRGKRDGTFLIRDSQTRRGSFACSVVVDGEVKHCVIYRTSTGYGFAEPYNLYSSLRELVLHYRHTSLIQHNQQLNVTLAWPALSQQPS, from the exons ATGGCAGATCAGAATTTACAGCACAGCACAGAGGACAACAACCTTCAGCCAGCTGATTACCCAACGTCATCACTAGCATCGCTCCATCTCAGGGACGAGGCTGTCGTCACAATTGAGAACACCAACCAAATCGGGGATAATCCTGAGACCCGTTCAGTATGTCCTGTGGTGATGTCATCAGTGCTTaaccaatcacaacagcaggGAGACATATCCATGGCTATCATGCCTGAGCCTCACCCAGCAGATCAAG AGTTCTTGGAAAGTGAAATGGGCCAAAGTGAAAGTGAGGCGCAGTCCGACACCCTGGCAGCGTTCTTGCAGGACCTTTCCTCTCATGATCATAATGATG aaatTTATCCAGAGAACAAAATATACAAAGCTATGGCAGAATGTGACTGCAGCACTGATGACCACCAGCTTTTTGAAGCAGAGTGGTACTGGGGCAACATCTCAAG AGAGGAAGTAAACGAGATGATGAGAAACACTCCTGATGGTACATTCCTGGTTCGAGATGCTTCCAGTAGGATTAAAGGAGAATACACGCTGACATTAAG AAAAGACGCTTCAAACAGACTAATTAAAATCTTCCATAATGGGGGCAAGTACGGCTTCTCTGAGCCACTGGCTTTTTCCTCTGTAGCGGATCTGATCCAGTATTACCAGAAGAAGTCACTGGCCCAGTACAACTCTAAACTGGATACACGACTACTCTATCCAATATCCAGAAACCAGCAG CAGCAGGTTGTGATGGAAGCTGACATTGATGCAGCTGGAGAACAGCTAAGGATATTTCAGGatcaatacaaagaaaaaagcaaagagTATGACCGCCTATTCGAGGAGCTGAATCTGACATCCCAG GAACTGCAGAGCAAGCAAACTGCCATTGAGGCTTTCAGCGAAATCATTCGGATCTTTGAGGAGGAATGTGAAACCCAAGAGCGCTACAGCAAGGAATACATCGACATGTTCCTCACATTAGACAGCAGTACAGAATCCGACAA GATTCAAAACAATTCAGATGAACTACAGTCGAGGGTGGAAGAGATCCACAGCAGCAAGAAGAAGTTagaggaggagctgaggaaCAAGGCACTGGTTCACATGGAGGTCGACAGGAAAATGAACAAACTGAAGCCTGACCTTGTGGAGCTCCGGAAGCTCAGAGATCAATACCTGGT CTGGCTAACTCAACAAGGCACCAGGCAGAGCCAGATAAATGACTGGCTCGGTATCAGGAGTGAAGAAGAAGA CCCATACACCCTAGCAGATGATACCCACCAGGAGGAGAGGAGCTGGTACGTTGGTGCTATGAGACGAAAGGAGGCGGAGGAGCTGCTGAGAGGGAAGAGAGATGGGACATTCTTAATCAGAGACAGCCAGACTCGGAGAGGCTCCTTTGCCTGCTCTGTCGT TGTGGACGGGGAAGTGAAACACTGTGTAATTTACAGGACGTCCACGGGATACGGCTTCGCTGAGCCCTACAACCTGTACTCATCACTGAGAGAGCTCGTCCTTCACTACCGTCACACATCCTTGATCCAGCACAACCAGCAGCTGAATGTAACCCTGGCCTGGCCCGCTCTCAGCCAGCAGCCCAGCTGA
- the LOC134642690 gene encoding phosphatidylinositol 3-kinase regulatory subunit gamma-like isoform X2: MADQNLQHSTEDNNLQPADYPTSSLASLHLRDEAVVTIENTNQIGDNPETRSVCPVVMSSVLNQSQQQGDISMAIMPEPHPADQEFLESEMGQSESEAQSDTLAAFLQDLSSHDHNDGTSLPGKTNSSKEGEIYPENKIYKAMAECDCSTDDHQLFEAEWYWGNISREEVNEMMRNTPDGTFLVRDASSRIKGEYTLTLRKDASNRLIKIFHNGGKYGFSEPLAFSSVADLIQYYQKKSLAQYNSKLDTRLLYPISRNQQQVVMEADIDAAGEQLRIFQDQYKEKSKEYDRLFEELNLTSQELQSKQTAIEAFSEIIRIFEEECETQERYSKEYIDMFLTLDSSTESDKIQNNSDELQSRVEEIHSSKKKLEEELRNKALVHMEVDRKMNKLKPDLVELRKLRDQYLVWLTQQGTRQSQINDWLGIRSEEEDPYTLADDTHQEERSWYVGAMRRKEAEELLRGKRDGTFLIRDSQTRRGSFACSVVVDGEVKHCVIYRTSTGYGFAEPYNLYSSLRELVLHYRHTSLIQHNQQLNVTLAWPALSQQPS; this comes from the exons ATGGCAGATCAGAATTTACAGCACAGCACAGAGGACAACAACCTTCAGCCAGCTGATTACCCAACGTCATCACTAGCATCGCTCCATCTCAGGGACGAGGCTGTCGTCACAATTGAGAACACCAACCAAATCGGGGATAATCCTGAGACCCGTTCAGTATGTCCTGTGGTGATGTCATCAGTGCTTaaccaatcacaacagcaggGAGACATATCCATGGCTATCATGCCTGAGCCTCACCCAGCAGATCAAG AGTTCTTGGAAAGTGAAATGGGCCAAAGTGAAAGTGAGGCGCAGTCCGACACCCTGGCAGCGTTCTTGCAGGACCTTTCCTCTCATGATCATAATGATGGTACGTCTCTTCCAGGAAAAACCAACAGCAGCAAGGAAGGAG aaatTTATCCAGAGAACAAAATATACAAAGCTATGGCAGAATGTGACTGCAGCACTGATGACCACCAGCTTTTTGAAGCAGAGTGGTACTGGGGCAACATCTCAAG AGAGGAAGTAAACGAGATGATGAGAAACACTCCTGATGGTACATTCCTGGTTCGAGATGCTTCCAGTAGGATTAAAGGAGAATACACGCTGACATTAAG AAAAGACGCTTCAAACAGACTAATTAAAATCTTCCATAATGGGGGCAAGTACGGCTTCTCTGAGCCACTGGCTTTTTCCTCTGTAGCGGATCTGATCCAGTATTACCAGAAGAAGTCACTGGCCCAGTACAACTCTAAACTGGATACACGACTACTCTATCCAATATCCAGAAACCAGCAG CAGGTTGTGATGGAAGCTGACATTGATGCAGCTGGAGAACAGCTAAGGATATTTCAGGatcaatacaaagaaaaaagcaaagagTATGACCGCCTATTCGAGGAGCTGAATCTGACATCCCAG GAACTGCAGAGCAAGCAAACTGCCATTGAGGCTTTCAGCGAAATCATTCGGATCTTTGAGGAGGAATGTGAAACCCAAGAGCGCTACAGCAAGGAATACATCGACATGTTCCTCACATTAGACAGCAGTACAGAATCCGACAA GATTCAAAACAATTCAGATGAACTACAGTCGAGGGTGGAAGAGATCCACAGCAGCAAGAAGAAGTTagaggaggagctgaggaaCAAGGCACTGGTTCACATGGAGGTCGACAGGAAAATGAACAAACTGAAGCCTGACCTTGTGGAGCTCCGGAAGCTCAGAGATCAATACCTGGT CTGGCTAACTCAACAAGGCACCAGGCAGAGCCAGATAAATGACTGGCTCGGTATCAGGAGTGAAGAAGAAGA CCCATACACCCTAGCAGATGATACCCACCAGGAGGAGAGGAGCTGGTACGTTGGTGCTATGAGACGAAAGGAGGCGGAGGAGCTGCTGAGAGGGAAGAGAGATGGGACATTCTTAATCAGAGACAGCCAGACTCGGAGAGGCTCCTTTGCCTGCTCTGTCGT TGTGGACGGGGAAGTGAAACACTGTGTAATTTACAGGACGTCCACGGGATACGGCTTCGCTGAGCCCTACAACCTGTACTCATCACTGAGAGAGCTCGTCCTTCACTACCGTCACACATCCTTGATCCAGCACAACCAGCAGCTGAATGTAACCCTGGCCTGGCCCGCTCTCAGCCAGCAGCCCAGCTGA
- the LOC134642690 gene encoding phosphatidylinositol 3-kinase regulatory subunit gamma-like isoform X3, with protein MADQNLQHSTEDNNLQPADYPTSSLASLHLRDEAVVTIENTNQIGDNPETRSVCPVVMSSVLNQSQQQGDISMAIMPEPHPADQEFLESEMGQSESEAQSDTLAAFLQDLSSHDHNDGTSLPGKTNSSKEGEIYPENKIYKAMAECDCSTDDHQLFEAEWYWGNISREEVNEMMRNTPDGTFLVRDASSRIKGEYTLTLRKDASNRLIKIFHNGGKYGFSEPLAFSSVADLIQYYQKKSLAQYNSKLDTRLLYPISRNQQQQVVMEADIDAAGEQLRIFQDQYKEKSKEYDRLFEELNLTSQELQSKQTAIEAFSEIIRIFEEECETQERYSKEYIDMFLTLDSSTESDKIQNNSDELQSRVEEIHSSKKKLEEELRNKALVHMEVDRKMNKLKPDLVELRKLRDQYLVWLTQQGTRQSQINDWLGIRSEEEDPYTLADDTHQEERSWYVGAMRRKEAEELLRGKRDGTFLIRDSQTRRGSFACSVVTSTGYGFAEPYNLYSSLRELVLHYRHTSLIQHNQQLNVTLAWPALSQQPS; from the exons ATGGCAGATCAGAATTTACAGCACAGCACAGAGGACAACAACCTTCAGCCAGCTGATTACCCAACGTCATCACTAGCATCGCTCCATCTCAGGGACGAGGCTGTCGTCACAATTGAGAACACCAACCAAATCGGGGATAATCCTGAGACCCGTTCAGTATGTCCTGTGGTGATGTCATCAGTGCTTaaccaatcacaacagcaggGAGACATATCCATGGCTATCATGCCTGAGCCTCACCCAGCAGATCAAG AGTTCTTGGAAAGTGAAATGGGCCAAAGTGAAAGTGAGGCGCAGTCCGACACCCTGGCAGCGTTCTTGCAGGACCTTTCCTCTCATGATCATAATGATGGTACGTCTCTTCCAGGAAAAACCAACAGCAGCAAGGAAGGAG aaatTTATCCAGAGAACAAAATATACAAAGCTATGGCAGAATGTGACTGCAGCACTGATGACCACCAGCTTTTTGAAGCAGAGTGGTACTGGGGCAACATCTCAAG AGAGGAAGTAAACGAGATGATGAGAAACACTCCTGATGGTACATTCCTGGTTCGAGATGCTTCCAGTAGGATTAAAGGAGAATACACGCTGACATTAAG AAAAGACGCTTCAAACAGACTAATTAAAATCTTCCATAATGGGGGCAAGTACGGCTTCTCTGAGCCACTGGCTTTTTCCTCTGTAGCGGATCTGATCCAGTATTACCAGAAGAAGTCACTGGCCCAGTACAACTCTAAACTGGATACACGACTACTCTATCCAATATCCAGAAACCAGCAG CAGCAGGTTGTGATGGAAGCTGACATTGATGCAGCTGGAGAACAGCTAAGGATATTTCAGGatcaatacaaagaaaaaagcaaagagTATGACCGCCTATTCGAGGAGCTGAATCTGACATCCCAG GAACTGCAGAGCAAGCAAACTGCCATTGAGGCTTTCAGCGAAATCATTCGGATCTTTGAGGAGGAATGTGAAACCCAAGAGCGCTACAGCAAGGAATACATCGACATGTTCCTCACATTAGACAGCAGTACAGAATCCGACAA GATTCAAAACAATTCAGATGAACTACAGTCGAGGGTGGAAGAGATCCACAGCAGCAAGAAGAAGTTagaggaggagctgaggaaCAAGGCACTGGTTCACATGGAGGTCGACAGGAAAATGAACAAACTGAAGCCTGACCTTGTGGAGCTCCGGAAGCTCAGAGATCAATACCTGGT CTGGCTAACTCAACAAGGCACCAGGCAGAGCCAGATAAATGACTGGCTCGGTATCAGGAGTGAAGAAGAAGA CCCATACACCCTAGCAGATGATACCCACCAGGAGGAGAGGAGCTGGTACGTTGGTGCTATGAGACGAAAGGAGGCGGAGGAGCTGCTGAGAGGGAAGAGAGATGGGACATTCTTAATCAGAGACAGCCAGACTCGGAGAGGCTCCTTTGCCTGCTCTGTCGT GACGTCCACGGGATACGGCTTCGCTGAGCCCTACAACCTGTACTCATCACTGAGAGAGCTCGTCCTTCACTACCGTCACACATCCTTGATCCAGCACAACCAGCAGCTGAATGTAACCCTGGCCTGGCCCGCTCTCAGCCAGCAGCCCAGCTGA
- the LOC134642690 gene encoding phosphatidylinositol 3-kinase regulatory subunit gamma-like isoform X5 — MADQNLQHSTEDNNLQPADYPTSSLASLHLRDEAVVTIENTNQIGDNPETRSVCPVVMSSVLNQSQQQGDISMAIMPEPHPADQEIYPENKIYKAMAECDCSTDDHQLFEAEWYWGNISREEVNEMMRNTPDGTFLVRDASSRIKGEYTLTLRKDASNRLIKIFHNGGKYGFSEPLAFSSVADLIQYYQKKSLAQYNSKLDTRLLYPISRNQQQQVVMEADIDAAGEQLRIFQDQYKEKSKEYDRLFEELNLTSQELQSKQTAIEAFSEIIRIFEEECETQERYSKEYIDMFLTLDSSTESDKIQNNSDELQSRVEEIHSSKKKLEEELRNKALVHMEVDRKMNKLKPDLVELRKLRDQYLVWLTQQGTRQSQINDWLGIRSEEEDPYTLADDTHQEERSWYVGAMRRKEAEELLRGKRDGTFLIRDSQTRRGSFACSVVVDGEVKHCVIYRTSTGYGFAEPYNLYSSLRELVLHYRHTSLIQHNQQLNVTLAWPALSQQPS; from the exons ATGGCAGATCAGAATTTACAGCACAGCACAGAGGACAACAACCTTCAGCCAGCTGATTACCCAACGTCATCACTAGCATCGCTCCATCTCAGGGACGAGGCTGTCGTCACAATTGAGAACACCAACCAAATCGGGGATAATCCTGAGACCCGTTCAGTATGTCCTGTGGTGATGTCATCAGTGCTTaaccaatcacaacagcaggGAGACATATCCATGGCTATCATGCCTGAGCCTCACCCAGCAGATCAAG aaatTTATCCAGAGAACAAAATATACAAAGCTATGGCAGAATGTGACTGCAGCACTGATGACCACCAGCTTTTTGAAGCAGAGTGGTACTGGGGCAACATCTCAAG AGAGGAAGTAAACGAGATGATGAGAAACACTCCTGATGGTACATTCCTGGTTCGAGATGCTTCCAGTAGGATTAAAGGAGAATACACGCTGACATTAAG AAAAGACGCTTCAAACAGACTAATTAAAATCTTCCATAATGGGGGCAAGTACGGCTTCTCTGAGCCACTGGCTTTTTCCTCTGTAGCGGATCTGATCCAGTATTACCAGAAGAAGTCACTGGCCCAGTACAACTCTAAACTGGATACACGACTACTCTATCCAATATCCAGAAACCAGCAG CAGCAGGTTGTGATGGAAGCTGACATTGATGCAGCTGGAGAACAGCTAAGGATATTTCAGGatcaatacaaagaaaaaagcaaagagTATGACCGCCTATTCGAGGAGCTGAATCTGACATCCCAG GAACTGCAGAGCAAGCAAACTGCCATTGAGGCTTTCAGCGAAATCATTCGGATCTTTGAGGAGGAATGTGAAACCCAAGAGCGCTACAGCAAGGAATACATCGACATGTTCCTCACATTAGACAGCAGTACAGAATCCGACAA GATTCAAAACAATTCAGATGAACTACAGTCGAGGGTGGAAGAGATCCACAGCAGCAAGAAGAAGTTagaggaggagctgaggaaCAAGGCACTGGTTCACATGGAGGTCGACAGGAAAATGAACAAACTGAAGCCTGACCTTGTGGAGCTCCGGAAGCTCAGAGATCAATACCTGGT CTGGCTAACTCAACAAGGCACCAGGCAGAGCCAGATAAATGACTGGCTCGGTATCAGGAGTGAAGAAGAAGA CCCATACACCCTAGCAGATGATACCCACCAGGAGGAGAGGAGCTGGTACGTTGGTGCTATGAGACGAAAGGAGGCGGAGGAGCTGCTGAGAGGGAAGAGAGATGGGACATTCTTAATCAGAGACAGCCAGACTCGGAGAGGCTCCTTTGCCTGCTCTGTCGT TGTGGACGGGGAAGTGAAACACTGTGTAATTTACAGGACGTCCACGGGATACGGCTTCGCTGAGCCCTACAACCTGTACTCATCACTGAGAGAGCTCGTCCTTCACTACCGTCACACATCCTTGATCCAGCACAACCAGCAGCTGAATGTAACCCTGGCCTGGCCCGCTCTCAGCCAGCAGCCCAGCTGA
- the LOC134642690 gene encoding phosphatidylinositol 3-kinase regulatory subunit beta-like isoform X6, with the protein MADQNLQHSTEDNNLQPADYPTSSLASLHLRDEAVVTIENTNQIGDNPETRSVCPVVMSSVLNQSQQQGDISMAIMPEPHPADQEFLESEMGQSESEAQSDTLAAFLQDLSSHDHNDGTSLPGKTNSSKEGEIYPENKIYKAMAECDCSTDDHQLFEAEWYWGNISREEVNEMMRNTPDGTFLVRDASSRIKGEYTLTLRKDASNRLIKIFHNGGKYGFSEPLAFSSVADLIQYYQKKSLAQYNSKLDTRLLYPISRNQQQQVVMEADIDAAGEQLRIFQDQYKEKSKEYDRLFEELNLTSQELQSKQTAIEAFSEIIRIFEEECETQERYSKEYIDMFLTLDSSTESDKIQNNSDELQSRVEEIHSSKKKLEEELRNKALVHMEVDRKMNKLKPDLVELRKLRDQYLVWLTQQGTRQSQINDWLGIRSEEEDPYTLADDTHQEERSWYVGAMRRKEAEELLRGKRDGTFLIRDSQTRRGSFACSVV; encoded by the exons ATGGCAGATCAGAATTTACAGCACAGCACAGAGGACAACAACCTTCAGCCAGCTGATTACCCAACGTCATCACTAGCATCGCTCCATCTCAGGGACGAGGCTGTCGTCACAATTGAGAACACCAACCAAATCGGGGATAATCCTGAGACCCGTTCAGTATGTCCTGTGGTGATGTCATCAGTGCTTaaccaatcacaacagcaggGAGACATATCCATGGCTATCATGCCTGAGCCTCACCCAGCAGATCAAG AGTTCTTGGAAAGTGAAATGGGCCAAAGTGAAAGTGAGGCGCAGTCCGACACCCTGGCAGCGTTCTTGCAGGACCTTTCCTCTCATGATCATAATGATGGTACGTCTCTTCCAGGAAAAACCAACAGCAGCAAGGAAGGAG aaatTTATCCAGAGAACAAAATATACAAAGCTATGGCAGAATGTGACTGCAGCACTGATGACCACCAGCTTTTTGAAGCAGAGTGGTACTGGGGCAACATCTCAAG AGAGGAAGTAAACGAGATGATGAGAAACACTCCTGATGGTACATTCCTGGTTCGAGATGCTTCCAGTAGGATTAAAGGAGAATACACGCTGACATTAAG AAAAGACGCTTCAAACAGACTAATTAAAATCTTCCATAATGGGGGCAAGTACGGCTTCTCTGAGCCACTGGCTTTTTCCTCTGTAGCGGATCTGATCCAGTATTACCAGAAGAAGTCACTGGCCCAGTACAACTCTAAACTGGATACACGACTACTCTATCCAATATCCAGAAACCAGCAG CAGCAGGTTGTGATGGAAGCTGACATTGATGCAGCTGGAGAACAGCTAAGGATATTTCAGGatcaatacaaagaaaaaagcaaagagTATGACCGCCTATTCGAGGAGCTGAATCTGACATCCCAG GAACTGCAGAGCAAGCAAACTGCCATTGAGGCTTTCAGCGAAATCATTCGGATCTTTGAGGAGGAATGTGAAACCCAAGAGCGCTACAGCAAGGAATACATCGACATGTTCCTCACATTAGACAGCAGTACAGAATCCGACAA GATTCAAAACAATTCAGATGAACTACAGTCGAGGGTGGAAGAGATCCACAGCAGCAAGAAGAAGTTagaggaggagctgaggaaCAAGGCACTGGTTCACATGGAGGTCGACAGGAAAATGAACAAACTGAAGCCTGACCTTGTGGAGCTCCGGAAGCTCAGAGATCAATACCTGGT CTGGCTAACTCAACAAGGCACCAGGCAGAGCCAGATAAATGACTGGCTCGGTATCAGGAGTGAAGAAGAAGA CCCATACACCCTAGCAGATGATACCCACCAGGAGGAGAGGAGCTGGTACGTTGGTGCTATGAGACGAAAGGAGGCGGAGGAGCTGCTGAGAGGGAAGAGAGATGGGACATTCTTAATCAGAGACAGCCAGACTCGGAGAGGCTCCTTTGCCTGCTCTGTCGTGTGA